A stretch of Fibrobacter sp. UWR2 DNA encodes these proteins:
- a CDS encoding OmpA family protein yields the protein MRLRREEGSNPWMAYTDLGIALVSLFILAFVAMATLKEQKAEDLTRTEEEVLSCQEEMRKIAAERNALLAKSLQTSIEAGLIALEDGKIQIQASFLFPTNGANLTQEGIGVIKGISKGLLDALDTGDVIMVSGFTDDIPFSGSTTYTNWNLSTERAVNVVKTLIKEGFPSDRLFAAGFGEFQPKYPNDTEEHRRLNRRVEIGVTPLRLGSTR from the coding sequence ATGCGTTTGCGTCGCGAAGAAGGCAGCAATCCCTGGATGGCGTATACCGACCTTGGCATAGCCCTGGTATCGCTGTTCATATTGGCGTTTGTCGCCATGGCAACACTTAAGGAGCAGAAGGCCGAAGACCTTACGCGTACCGAAGAAGAAGTGCTCAGCTGCCAGGAAGAAATGCGCAAGATTGCCGCCGAGCGCAATGCGCTTTTGGCGAAGAGCCTGCAGACTTCTATCGAGGCGGGCCTTATCGCGCTTGAAGACGGGAAAATTCAGATTCAGGCTTCGTTCCTGTTCCCGACCAATGGCGCGAATCTCACACAGGAAGGTATCGGCGTCATCAAGGGTATCAGCAAGGGCCTGCTCGATGCGCTCGATACTGGCGATGTAATTATGGTGAGCGGCTTTACCGACGACATCCCGTTCAGCGGCTCTACCACCTACACGAACTGGAACCTTTCTACCGAACGCGCCGTGAACGTGGTGAAGACGCTTATTAAGGAAGGGTTCCCTTCTGACCGCCTGTTTGCTGCGGGCTTCGGCGAATTCCAGCCCAAGTACCCCAACGACACCGAGGAACACCGCCGCCTCAATCGTCGCGTGGAAATCGGTGTGACACCGTTACGCCTGGGGAGTACCCGCTAA